In Carya illinoinensis cultivar Pawnee chromosome 16, C.illinoinensisPawnee_v1, whole genome shotgun sequence, a single window of DNA contains:
- the LOC122299472 gene encoding probable metal-nicotianamine transporter YSL8 isoform X2, giving the protein MSKRISEQSSDTHDFKNPSLGWIIGFLFVVSFLGLFSVVPLRRIMIIDFKLTYPSGTATAHLINSFHTPHGAKLAKKQVKALGKFFTFSFLWGFFQWFYTAGDNCGFLKFPSLGLQAYKYRFYFDFSATYVGVGMICPYIINVSVLVGGILSWGLMWPLIENRKGDWYPANLKSDSMFGLQAFKVFIAIALILGDGLYNFLKVLSQTILGLSHQLLTKKLSSELPVADHSSPKSSQLSYDDKRRSQLFLKDQIPPWFAIGGYVAIAAISIGTLPHIFHQLKWYYILVIYIFAPALAFCNAYGCGLTDWSLASTYGKLAIFTIGAWAGASHGGVLAGLAACGVMMNIVSTASDLMQDFKTGYLTLASPRAMFVSQLIGTAMGCVIAPSVFWLFYNAFDDIGVPGSEYAAPYAIVFRNMAIVGVDGFSSLPKNCLLLCYVFFGAAILINLIRDRVDKKWGRYIPLPMAMAIPFYIGPYFAIDMCVGSLILFIWEKINKSKADAFGPAVASGLICGEGIWTLPASILALAGVKPPICMKFLSRGSNAKVDKFLTS; this is encoded by the exons ATGAGTAAACGCATTTCTGAACAATCATCAGATACTCATGATTTCAAAAACCCATCATTAGGATGGATCATCGgctttctctttgttgtcaGCTTTCTAGGACTCTTCTCGGTGGTGCCTCTTCGAAGG ATTATGATCATAGACTTCAAACTGACGTATCCCAGTGGTACTGCCACTGCTCATCTCATCAACAGCTTCCACACACCTCATGGAGCAAAATTAGCAAA GAAACAAGTGAAAGCATTGGGAAAATTTTTCACCTTCAGCTTTTTATGGGGTTTCTTTCAATGGTTCTACACTGCTGGAGACAACTGTGGATTTTTAAAGTTCCCTTCACTAGGGCTCCAGGCATATAAATATAG attttattttgatttctcTGCAACATATGTTGGAGTCGGAATGATTTGCCCCTATATCATAAATGTATCAGTGCTGGTGGGAGGGATTCTTTCTTGGGGTCTGATGTGGCCTCTCATAGAAAATAGGAAGGGTGACTGGTATCCTGCAAACCTCAAATCAGATAGCATGTTTGGTCTTCAAGCTTTCAAG GTATTTATCGCCATAGCCTTGATCCTGGGTGACGGTTTATATAACTTTCTCAAGGTTCTAAGTCAAACCATCTTAGGCTTGTCTCATCAGCTCCTGACCAAAAAATTGAGCTCTGAACTCCCTGTTGCAGACCATTCTTCACCTAAAAGCTCTCAGCTCTCATATGATGACAAGCGTCGCAGCCAACTCTttctcaaagatcaaattccCCCATGGTTTGCCATTGGAGGTTATGTTGCTATTGCTGCAATCTCTATAGGCACTCTTCCACATATCTTTCATCAACTCAAATGGTATTACATATTGGTCATCTATATATTTGCACCCGCATTGGCTTTCTGTAATGCCTATGGTTGTGGGCTTACTGATTGGTCCCTGGCATCCACCTATGGAAAGCTGGCCATCTTTACTATCGGAGCATGGGCTGGTGCTTCACATGGTGGAGTACTTGCTGGCCTAGCAGCTTGTGGAGTTATGATGAACATTGTCTCTACGGCCTCTGACCTAATGCAGGATTTTAAGACTGGTTACTTAACACTGGCTTCACCACGTGCCATGTTTGTGAGTCAACTAATTGGCACAGCAATGGGTTGTGTAATTGCACCTTCTGTGTTTTGGCTCTTTTACAATGCTTTTGATGACATTGGAGTTCCTGGAAGTGAATATGCTGCACCATATGCTATTGTGTTCCGTAACATGGCTATTGTGGGGGTTGACGGCTTTTCAAGTCTACCAAAGAATTGCCTTCTCCTTTGTTACGTGTTCTTTGGTGCAGCCATTCTGATAAATTTGATAAGAGATAGAGTGGATAAGAAGTGGGGAAGGTACATTCCACTTCCAATGGCAATGGCAATACCCTTCTACATAGGACCATATTTTGCCATTGACATGtgtgttggaagcttaataCTGTTCATCTGGGAGAAGATAAACAAGAGCAAGGCTGATGCTTTTGGCCCTGCAGTAGCATCTGGTTTGATCTGTGGGGAAGGGATATGGACTTTGCCTGCTTCTATCCTTGCTCTGGCTGGGGTCAAGCCACCGATTTGTATGAAGTTCTTGTCACGAGGCAGTAATGCTAAGGTGGATAAGTTCTTAACATCATAG
- the LOC122299472 gene encoding probable metal-nicotianamine transporter YSL8 isoform X3 has translation MIIDFKLTYPSGTATAHLINSFHTPHGAKLAKKQVKALGKFFTFSFLWGFFQWFYTAGDNCGFLKFPSLGLQAYKYRFYFDFSATYVGVGMICPYIINVSVLVGGILSWGLMWPLIENRKGDWYPANLKSDSMFGLQAFKVFIAIALILGDGLYNFLKVLSQTILGLSHQLLTKKLSSELPVADHSSPKSSQLSYDDKRRSQLFLKDQIPPWFAIGGYVAIAAISIGTLPHIFHQLKWYYILVIYIFAPALAFCNAYGCGLTDWSLASTYGKLAIFTIGAWAGASHGGVLAGLAACGVMMNIVSTASDLMQDFKTGYLTLASPRAMFVSQLIGTAMGCVIAPSVFWLFYNAFDDIGVPGSEYAAPYAIVFRNMAIVGVDGFSSLPKNCLLLCYVFFGAAILINLIRDRVDKKWGRYIPLPMAMAIPFYIGPYFAIDMCVGSLILFIWEKINKSKADAFGPAVASGLICGEGIWTLPASILALAGVKPPICMKFLSRGSNAKVDKFLTS, from the exons ATGATCATAGACTTCAAACTGACGTATCCCAGTGGTACTGCCACTGCTCATCTCATCAACAGCTTCCACACACCTCATGGAGCAAAATTAGCAAA GAAACAAGTGAAAGCATTGGGAAAATTTTTCACCTTCAGCTTTTTATGGGGTTTCTTTCAATGGTTCTACACTGCTGGAGACAACTGTGGATTTTTAAAGTTCCCTTCACTAGGGCTCCAGGCATATAAATATAG attttattttgatttctcTGCAACATATGTTGGAGTCGGAATGATTTGCCCCTATATCATAAATGTATCAGTGCTGGTGGGAGGGATTCTTTCTTGGGGTCTGATGTGGCCTCTCATAGAAAATAGGAAGGGTGACTGGTATCCTGCAAACCTCAAATCAGATAGCATGTTTGGTCTTCAAGCTTTCAAG GTATTTATCGCCATAGCCTTGATCCTGGGTGACGGTTTATATAACTTTCTCAAGGTTCTAAGTCAAACCATCTTAGGCTTGTCTCATCAGCTCCTGACCAAAAAATTGAGCTCTGAACTCCCTGTTGCAGACCATTCTTCACCTAAAAGCTCTCAGCTCTCATATGATGACAAGCGTCGCAGCCAACTCTttctcaaagatcaaattccCCCATGGTTTGCCATTGGAGGTTATGTTGCTATTGCTGCAATCTCTATAGGCACTCTTCCACATATCTTTCATCAACTCAAATGGTATTACATATTGGTCATCTATATATTTGCACCCGCATTGGCTTTCTGTAATGCCTATGGTTGTGGGCTTACTGATTGGTCCCTGGCATCCACCTATGGAAAGCTGGCCATCTTTACTATCGGAGCATGGGCTGGTGCTTCACATGGTGGAGTACTTGCTGGCCTAGCAGCTTGTGGAGTTATGATGAACATTGTCTCTACGGCCTCTGACCTAATGCAGGATTTTAAGACTGGTTACTTAACACTGGCTTCACCACGTGCCATGTTTGTGAGTCAACTAATTGGCACAGCAATGGGTTGTGTAATTGCACCTTCTGTGTTTTGGCTCTTTTACAATGCTTTTGATGACATTGGAGTTCCTGGAAGTGAATATGCTGCACCATATGCTATTGTGTTCCGTAACATGGCTATTGTGGGGGTTGACGGCTTTTCAAGTCTACCAAAGAATTGCCTTCTCCTTTGTTACGTGTTCTTTGGTGCAGCCATTCTGATAAATTTGATAAGAGATAGAGTGGATAAGAAGTGGGGAAGGTACATTCCACTTCCAATGGCAATGGCAATACCCTTCTACATAGGACCATATTTTGCCATTGACATGtgtgttggaagcttaataCTGTTCATCTGGGAGAAGATAAACAAGAGCAAGGCTGATGCTTTTGGCCCTGCAGTAGCATCTGGTTTGATCTGTGGGGAAGGGATATGGACTTTGCCTGCTTCTATCCTTGCTCTGGCTGGGGTCAAGCCACCGATTTGTATGAAGTTCTTGTCACGAGGCAGTAATGCTAAGGTGGATAAGTTCTTAACATCATAG